One genomic window of Manihot esculenta cultivar AM560-2 chromosome 16, M.esculenta_v8, whole genome shotgun sequence includes the following:
- the LOC110602894 gene encoding stress-response A/B barrel domain-containing protein UP3, with product MRMLCSGAARSLFSSSVSLTFSSPKRHLKLSSFSFFKPYSHSSPHKSPIKMSRTTIEHIVLFKVKDNTDPTKVNTMLNSLNSLVSLDAVLHIAAGPLYRVKSSPISFTHMLHSRYSSKDNLNAYSAHPSHVTAVKESVLPICEDIMAVDWIADDLQGPVVPAPGSAIRLTFLKLKENLREDVKNEILAVIKGIKGNFGEINQITCGENFSPARAKGYSIASLAVFPTVSEMEAVDSKEELVNLQKEKVRDYLESVIVVDYVVPSPQSASL from the coding sequence ATGAGGATGCTGTGTTCGGGAGCCGCTCGCTCACTCTTTTCTTCCTCAGTTTCCCTCACTTTCTCATCGCCCAAACGCCACCTCAAGCtttcctccttctccttcttcaagCCTTACTCTCACTCCTCGCCTCACAAATCTCCAATCAAGATGTCAAGGACAACAATCGAACACATCGTTCTCTTCAAAGTCAAAGACAACACCGACCCTACCAAAGTCAACACCATGCTTAACTCCCTCAACAGCCTCGTCTCTCTTGACGCCGTTCTCCACATCGCCGCCGGTCCACTCTACCGCGTCAAATCCTCTCCCATCTCCTTCACTCACATGCTCCACAGCCGCTACTCCTCCAAAGACAACCTCAATGCCTACTCAGCTCACCCTAGCCACGTCACCGCTGTTAAGGAGTCTGTTCTTCCCATCTGTGAGGATATCATGGCCGTCGATTGGATCGCCGATGATCTCCAGGGGCCCGTCGTCCCAGCTCCGGGTTCAGCAATAAGGCTGACCTTTCTGAAATTGAAGGAAAATTTGCGCGAGGATGTGAAAAATGAGATATTGGCCGTTATTAAAGGGATTAAAGGGAATTTTGGAGAGATCAATCAAATCACTTGTGGAGAGAATTTCTCTCCGGCGAGAGCCAAAGGTTATTCAATCGCGTCGCTTGCTGTGTTTCCGACAGTGAGTGAAATGGAGGCCGTGGATTCGAAGGAAGAGCTGGTGAATTTGCAGAAAGAGAAGGTTAGGGATTATCTAGAGAGTGTTATTGTTGTTGACTATGTGGTGCCATCTCCACAATCTGCAAgtctttaa